Genomic DNA from Pungitius pungitius chromosome 12, fPunPun2.1, whole genome shotgun sequence:
ACTGGTGCTTTATGTTTAACTCTGGGAGCACTCAGTTACACTTAGAACCAACTGATAACAGCCTTCCATTTCTATGCAAAGACGAGGTGTTtattcacagccccccccccccccccccccccccccccaaatgccctccctcccccacacacacacacacacacacacatctgccaaTCCTCACATATCCCTAAACTTTCACTAACAGGTAGCTTCCCCTTGATCAGATGTAAGCCGGACACTGAAGGAGTCCCTTCGAGGGTTTAGTCCCCCACTGTGTGGACAGAGCTGCTTGAGGACTCTAAATGACCTGCTCCAGAGGCGAGTCGATGGCAAACCAAGTCCCTCCTTCGGTCTTTCACCATCTGATCTAAAAATATCTACTTCCACCTTGCCATATCCTGATTTATCTCAAGCACGATGAGACTTTCTCTTTTATTCCAGCGGTGGGAGGCTCGGGGAGTAGAAGGGCAGGACGGATGAATGGTGCTGGGCTTTTACCAACAGTGGACTGGAAGTTTATTGGCCAACCAGGGTGGGGAGgaagggtcccccccccccctgcatgtgTCTGTGCACTGTTTATGGGTCAAATCGGGTACATCTctttaaaaaccaaaaacatcctttttctttatcattaagATTTTTTGCaaaaactaagaaaaaaaagcaaagggtCGTTCAGCTGTGCACTCCGAGGCCGAGGTGTCTGTGTTCCGTCTCCCTGCGAGCTGCCGCCTTCCCGCCCCGTCTGGGAAGCTGAAGCCAGGTGGTTTATTTTGGACCGCCGACCTGAAGGTCATGCCAGCATTACGAAAGACAGGTCATTTCTGCTCATCTGgctcggggaggggggtggggagcaGGGTCCAAGCAGGGACCCGACGTATCTTCAGAAATAGGGACAAAAACCTCCAGTTAGGTACCAACTCTTAAAAACTTTCGGGATTTGCCCTCTTCCAGAGTCGCTTTAGACTCATTCAACAAAACAATCACTATTGCCTATGTTGTATGTTCGTttgttcctaaaaaaaaaaaaaaaaaacttgcatcAACTCCACACTGGACTTGAAAGGGTGGAGTGGGAGGACAGGTCACTGGGACGGAGGTCAAGTCTCCGCGCACCAGCACTgagagccccgccccctcctcctcccacgccCTGCACTCTTATGTACCTGTCTAGTGTTGGAAATCAGACGCTGTTTGGAAGTCACGTGGACTCAAAGGTAACTGGAGTGTGAGCAAATAAATGCTTCTCAATCATGGATCAGACGAGGGTCAAGGGCCCCACAAAGAGTGGAATTAGCAAATCactctttaaaaaagaaaaaacggccTGGGTTGAATATGCACATGCTAGTTCATATACACAACATGCATTTATACAACCAAGATTACGTAattggtgtatgtgtgtgtgtgtatatggcTTGATCTTAGTTTTCCACTTGGCCTAAGCCCCACAACCCCGCCCCGGCTTTGGCACTTACCCCGTGTACCCTCCTCCACATTATATCCCCCAGAAGACAAGATCATAAACATATCAGagtaatacaaaataatgaaaacaaatactTGAATCAAAAGAAGCGCCAATAATGTAATGTGAACACTTTTTTGTAGTGattttttctctcattcatAAACTTCAGAGATTTTTTTGATAGCATTGGTTTGGAGTGAATTCAAATTTGGAAAGCGATTGTTGGTGAAAACCAAGATCGCTGTAAAGGTAAATTTACATCTGTTGTATTTGAGTGTTTGCACAAGGCTGCTTGTACTGTATGTTGTATGAACGAATGTTTAGTGTACGAGGTGAAAACATGTATGAGAGCTCGTGATTACAGCGGAGGAAATTCCGCCTTGTGGTTCTTTTCAAGTCAGtatcgtttttttgtttttgatttgtttttgttttcgcttgtcaaaaatatatattctgatGTTAATTGTTACTAGCCTCTAGCGTTGCACTGAGTGTCGGCCTCATCCCTCATCCAGCTAAACGAACAACATGATACACGTACTGAGGGGAGACGGGGACAgttcatgtgtaaatgtttacTCAAGGACTAAaatgagtgtgtttttaaaatgtaatgtttatctACCTTAGTGGCTTTCATTGTCGAATAATCCAAGAAAGTATGGATCATAATTGAGTATTGCACCATTTTTGGACTATATAAacctgaaaagaagaaaagggaggaaaaaaaaaaatcacaaatgtaTAGATAAAAATactcggcaaaaaaaaaaaaaaaaagaaaagtatttttggcCATAGATTTGGGCAGAAAGACTTCAGCTCTCCCAGATCTGAGCAACGAGAGATTGAAAGACGAGGCATCAGACTGAGCCTTGGCTTCTAGGGCTCGCTTCAGAGGTGCCTACCTTTTTGGTTTGTTAGCTTTCACTTGCGTTCAATTCACTCatgttgtcattttgttttcctgcaaGGCCACTGACAGTTTacaaacacttttatttctGGAGTTCAAAAAATAAATCGGCAACAGAGGAATTAAACAATGGGAATGttggaaaaagaaggaaaaggggagaaatgcttccattaaagaaaaataaagtgcaaCACAACACttacacaaataaatgaatatttcttGTGCAACTTTCAGAACTCTGGGATTGAACAGCATTATCTTCTTCTGTTTAACCTTCTTTGTTATGTGTTCATGTTGATTTCATCGACTACCTGAAGCCTGTACGTTTTATgttcattatatatatttttccttttatatagaaaaaaacgaaaagaaaaaaagacaaattgctCACTATCTTGCACACAAAAAAGTGGATTTTGTCTCAGGAAGGCCAGGGTTCCAGAGTACCAACTCCACGCCATTTTAATGTACATTTCTATGATGAGTAAAACAAATGgatgatttaaaagaaacaattctAAGCACTGAAAGTTATGGGtttcagaagaagagaaaaaacctttttgtttctaaATCCGTAGCAGTTacataataaccaaataatggactttaaatgaaaatggagtgctttatatataaatctatatattaAAATtgctttacatttaaaaacaaaaaaaggtcaatgattttgattgtttaaaaaaaggagacagtGAATAACAAAATGCTGTATGTTGGAATCTTTATTGTGTTTTCTAAATGAGGTCCTGTCCTGACTAAATCAGGAACTTTGTGCATTAcgctttctttcctctttctctcattcTCCCGCAGCGGGTATTATTAATATAGAAATCAGACTTTTGTGGAACATTTTTCCCATTTTGGAGAATGTTTGTAAAACATGAGCTGGTTGTAAAGGATCATGAAACTATGCacaagtattttttttggagggggggggggggggattttatgGTCTACTTCTAAGTGGCTGATCTGTTGctggttttttgggggggatccaatgtgttttttattttattttgaaagggtgcGCTGGGGGAGTTGATTCATGTATAGCTCTCTGCCTCCAGCTTCCTTCTCCCGATTCAGATTGACCTATAGCGCTACATCGCCATGCTGTGTATTCCTAAAACCAATGAGCGTCTCACTCGTTAGCACTGTGGGATTCTAGCCTGTCACCCtcaaggtttttgtttttttggggtgtgggggaggggggggggtgttggattagggctgctttttttctcttttttttgccttttttctttggaaTATTAAGTAAAAATGTCTGTACTGAGATTTAATGAAAAGTCAGTGgcttgtaatgttttatttttttctctctgtataTCTCTTTTTCCTCATAGAATGTGATTGTTAAATGACATGcaccaaaacaaatgttttcatgaaCTATGGAGCTTctttgaaatattaataaaatagcATTTTTTTCTTGGCTGTTAAAAATGAGCCATTGagtgtttgttatttttccttcaCTAAAATCAAAACATATTTCTATGTCCTGTATGAGTGTCCCCCTCGTGCGTTGACGGTTGCTCCACTGCGTCCCCTCAGGCTCTGAGGGCGAGCTGCCTGGGACAGGCGTAGTAGTTGTCCTGTGGCTCCCGGATGTTTGGGTTGGCGTACACAGGAAAGTTGACTTCCTCCAGGTGGGGGCGGGCCTCCGGGTTATTTTTGGGGGCCACCGGATTCTGCTGCTTGCAAGTCATTTCCTCGTAGATAGGAACGGGGAGTTGTGGTCTGGGATCACGCCGGGACTTCACCTGCAACTGACATCACGAAACCCATTACGCCAACAGCAATTCACCACAGAAAGTGATGATAGacaaatagaatagaatataaaCTAGACATGCAACGATTATTATTATAGATCTCCATTCTTTAGTAATCAGGGAGTATCAGGAAATCAGTTATTTACTCCATTTTCCGGgtgtatttattacatttcacatTATATTGTACTGTTTACCGAATTAATCGATTATATAAAGTGACATCTTGAAAACATCCGAAAGCCAAAAGAAATTTAGTTTACAATCATTAAGATGTTAAGATTAACTAGTACTCCAATTGACAAGTGGAACGGTACACAGAAGTGAAGGCTTGTTTAGCACcaatttgcaaaataaaaataatttatacatttatacagtATAGAACATCTTCTACCTAATATTGCTGAAATGCACAAGGCTGCTTATTACTACATAGTAAGATGTTTGGACATGATTGCCTTTTTTGAAGCTGTAGCTTGTTAAAATTGTTTGAGAGATTCATTTTATGTCTGTCAGTCAGTACAGCTAGAGTCCACATTAGATGATGAAGAAATCATCAGGCGTTTGGTGCTTAGCAcagtcgcctcacagcaagaaggtcctgggttcaactccACCCGGTGGCCTTTCTGAGTGGAGTCTGCAGGTTccccctgtgtctgtgtgggttctctctggtactccggcttcctcccacactccaaagacatgctctggggattaggttgattgggaactttAAATTGGCCGTAGGTgtatggatgtgagtgtgaatggttgtttgtctctgtgttgccctgcgattgcGTGGCGACCGATCCAAGATGTACCCTGTCTCTCGCCCAAAGTTGactgggatagactccagcccccccgcgaccctgagtacaggataagcggtttgaagatgggtggatggatggatggatggactcaTCAACAATCCCAGCAGTCATTTTCACGTAcgcacattttattaaaaaactaGCTCCCTCGAACCAATTGCACCAGGACTTTATCAACACTGACACAATGATTGGTTGTGAACTCCACATGACTCCTCACTTGAGGAAACTGATAGAAATCACATCAGTCAGAAATAATACTGCAAACGCGTAAGGCACGAGGGGATGCTGTGAATCAAACCCACGTGCCCATTCTTGCTTCACATTATGAAGAAATGAGCGATTCCGTTTAAAGTGTAAACACTTACACATTTCTCTATGGCCAGCAGGCTGAGTGTGAGCAGAAGAAGCCCCGTTAGCGTGAACATGatgaggagcagaagaggataTCTGGCTGAGCACCGACATGACACCCCTgcaccaaagacacacacacacacaaacaggctcaTTTCCATCTGCATTTCCATAGAggtaattgggggggggggggggttaactgcAGCAGAGTGTATCGCGAAGGTGTCTGAACCACGTACCTGCGCCTTCAACCAACAAGAACACCGTGGGAGGGCCGAGGGCATCGTTCTCAGAGCGGTTCTCCGCTCCGTAGCTCAGCTCCCACACGTAGAGGCCCGTGTCGCTGGGCCGTAAGAGGGCCACGGTCACATTGACCTGCCGGCTGTGCAGGCCGCCAGCGAGCCTGAGGCGGCCCCCGTGTCCCCGGTCGAGCCTCGGCCCGGCGCCCTCGGCCATGGACAGCAGGGTCGTCTGGCCGCGGGCGCCGCGGTGGTACAGGTGGAGGCCAGTCAGAGCGCCGCGCTGCAGCTGAGGGGAGCAGGTGAGCTCCAGGGACTGGCTCTCCGCCTGCTGCCGAAAGATCAACTCTGCATGGGCTGCAGGCGGAGAGAGAATGTAGTTTCTAGTTTAAAAATACACACTTAATGTCAGTCTTTAGTCATGATAACCAATTGAACTGTTACACGGTAGAAGAAAAGTACTGTCAGGAGGAAGAAGTCACATCTTTTGTGTAAGATTTATCttaccttcagagagctgaatgaaAAGGAGGATGCATGCCAAGCTCATCTTCATGGCCTTTCCAGTTATGAACACACAATGAGATTTACCACAGCTCAGCGATGTCGTACTCCTCCCATTTCCTGCTTGTCTATTGTGAGACTTTGTCAACCCCCctgctgtgtttattgtttttcacTTCAAAGCAGAAAGAGGATATCGGTGTAAGAACTGCAATTTGAAATACTGCCGCTGGTTGTGTGAGACCATGGGGTTGTAAATTCGGAACACTTTGTTCAGTGTCAAACTTTAAAGCCATTGGTAAGTGGATAAACACTCGCTATTTATGAAGGGGGCTTCCATTAGATGTCAGCGATAATAGTGTAGAATaccaaataataaaatgcatattgaaaagcatgccaa
This window encodes:
- the LOC119219908 gene encoding uncharacterized protein LOC119219908 isoform X2, coding for MKMSLACILLFIQLSEAHAELIFRQQAESQSLELTCSPQLQRGALTGLHLYHRGARGQTTLLSMAEGAGPRLDRGHGGRLRLAGGLHSRQVNVTVALLRPSDTGLYVWELSYGAENRSENDALGPPTVFLLVEGAGVSCRCSARYPLLLLIMFTLTGLLLLTLSLLAIEKCVKSRRDPRPQLPVPIYEEMTCKQQNPVAPKNNPEARPHLEEVNFPVYANPNIREPQDNYYACPRQLALRA
- the LOC119219908 gene encoding uncharacterized protein LOC119219908 isoform X1; the encoded protein is MKMSLACILLFIQLSEAHAELIFRQQAESQSLELTCSPQLQRGALTGLHLYHRGARGQTTLLSMAEGAGPRLDRGHGGRLRLAGGLHSRQVNVTVALLRPSDTGLYVWELSYGAENRSENDALGPPTVFLLVEGAGVSCRCSARYPLLLLIMFTLTGLLLLTLSLLAIEKCLQVKSRRDPRPQLPVPIYEEMTCKQQNPVAPKNNPEARPHLEEVNFPVYANPNIREPQDNYYACPRQLALRA